In one window of Pseudodesulfovibrio sediminis DNA:
- a CDS encoding PseG/SpsG family protein yields the protein MKKLAIRVDGNRHIGLGHVFRCLHLAEYLQGCGWESTFLVLQSSLESGIHRFFEDQSFDFVPVSRPDDIWEQDHEVLRRALGQGDFDAVVLDLIQPDKEDDDLNSNTEFCPMDVQACLALIRSMGIRSLAISDRFEPVDLVADVVVNTCPAQRAEWYEGSESRFCVGPRYYFLPTSFQGLRHTAKVFREDRPHIVVFCGGNDHRGFTPVVLDALATLSEAMTVEVILGAATQNGEEKCLCYEKQGIACQYGVEDMAPVLFNADFVISASGNTLFDLAALGIPAAAVSTRPRQLVTAEYFTDQGCCLNLGMEHDEIATNIRLLLPDVISSRARLEAMSCAGKKAVDGNGMERVASVLDSFVSL from the coding sequence ATGAAGAAATTGGCCATTCGGGTTGACGGTAACCGCCATATTGGACTGGGACACGTGTTTCGCTGTCTTCACTTGGCTGAGTACTTACAGGGATGTGGCTGGGAATCGACTTTTCTTGTTCTGCAAAGCAGTCTGGAATCTGGCATACATCGTTTTTTTGAAGATCAATCATTTGATTTTGTACCTGTTTCACGCCCGGATGATATATGGGAACAAGATCATGAAGTCTTGCGTCGTGCCTTGGGCCAGGGTGATTTCGATGCGGTGGTGCTGGATCTCATACAGCCGGACAAGGAAGATGACGACCTGAACAGCAACACAGAGTTTTGTCCCATGGACGTTCAGGCTTGTTTGGCCCTTATACGCAGTATGGGGATACGGAGCCTTGCCATCTCAGATAGGTTTGAACCGGTTGATCTTGTTGCCGATGTGGTTGTCAATACTTGTCCCGCTCAGCGTGCAGAATGGTATGAAGGGAGCGAATCCCGGTTTTGTGTGGGGCCACGCTATTATTTCCTGCCCACCAGTTTCCAGGGGTTACGTCATACCGCCAAGGTCTTTCGGGAAGATCGACCCCACATCGTTGTTTTTTGCGGAGGCAATGACCATCGAGGGTTTACTCCGGTCGTCCTTGATGCCCTGGCAACGCTTTCAGAGGCGATGACGGTGGAGGTCATTTTGGGGGCGGCAACGCAAAACGGAGAAGAGAAATGCCTTTGCTACGAGAAGCAGGGCATTGCCTGTCAATATGGGGTTGAAGATATGGCACCAGTCCTCTTCAACGCGGATTTCGTCATTTCGGCTTCCGGTAACACACTTTTCGATCTGGCTGCGCTGGGTATACCGGCCGCTGCTGTTTCAACACGTCCCAGACAGTTGGTGACAGCAGAATATTTTACCGATCAAGGGTGCTGTTTGAACCTGGGGATGGAGCACGATGAAATAGCCACTAATATCAGGCTATTGTTGCCTGATGTCATATCCTCTCGTGCACGACTTGAGGCCATGAGCTGTGCAGGGAAGAAAGCGGTTGACGGGAATGGCATGGAACGGGTTGCAAGTGTGTTGGATTCTTTTGTGTCCCTTTAG